One Streptomyces sp. R28 DNA window includes the following coding sequences:
- a CDS encoding NCS1 family nucleobase:cation symporter-1: MSLADRAEVTGTPAFVPDPRLTNEDLAPAGKRNWKVFDLFALWMSDVHNLGNYTFAAGLLVLGMNVWQVFTSLLVGFVLIYIGMNWMGKIGQRHGVPFPVVSRISFGVWGANIPALIRAVIAIMWYGIQTYLASVAVNVMLLAAWPGLESWTHSSFLGLHALGWVSFLSLWLIQALIISQGMESVRKFQDFCGPAIWVVMIALAVWIFAKAGWTISLTSTPHPVSVGEQWRQWFGAIGLILATYGTLMLNFCDFSRFAPDYPTVKRGNFWGLPINSTAFVVVSVIVTAGSLEVFGEAITDPAELVAKVGNTWILVLAALTFAIATMGVNIVANFVSPAYDLANVWPQKITFKVGGMISTVAALVVTPWNLFSNPTVVNYFLGGLGAFLGPLFGVIMVDYYLVKRGRVGVNELFSAEPGSRYYYRNGVNPKALWAFLPAAGIAAVLALVKTFSDVAPYSWFIGTAMGAGLYLVLCRDERAESATATETDAELKTQEV, translated from the coding sequence GTGTCCCTCGCCGACCGTGCCGAAGTCACCGGCACACCAGCGTTCGTCCCCGATCCCAGGCTCACCAACGAAGACCTCGCGCCCGCCGGCAAGCGCAACTGGAAGGTCTTCGACCTCTTCGCCCTGTGGATGTCCGACGTCCACAACCTCGGCAACTACACGTTCGCGGCCGGCCTGCTGGTCCTCGGCATGAACGTGTGGCAGGTCTTCACCTCCCTGCTCGTCGGCTTCGTGCTCATCTACATCGGCATGAACTGGATGGGGAAGATCGGCCAGCGCCACGGCGTCCCGTTCCCCGTCGTCAGCCGCATCAGCTTCGGTGTCTGGGGCGCCAACATCCCGGCGCTGATCAGGGCCGTGATCGCCATCATGTGGTACGGCATCCAGACCTACCTCGCGTCCGTCGCCGTCAACGTGATGCTGCTGGCCGCCTGGCCCGGCCTGGAGTCCTGGACGCACAGCTCCTTCCTGGGCCTGCACGCGCTCGGCTGGGTCTCCTTCCTCTCCCTCTGGCTCATCCAGGCGTTGATCATCAGCCAGGGCATGGAGTCGGTGCGGAAGTTCCAGGACTTCTGTGGTCCGGCGATCTGGGTGGTGATGATCGCGCTGGCCGTCTGGATCTTCGCCAAGGCCGGCTGGACGATCTCGCTCACGAGCACCCCGCACCCGGTCTCCGTCGGCGAGCAGTGGCGGCAGTGGTTCGGCGCGATCGGCCTGATCCTCGCCACGTACGGCACGCTGATGCTCAACTTCTGCGACTTCTCGCGCTTCGCGCCGGACTACCCGACCGTCAAGCGCGGCAACTTCTGGGGCCTGCCCATCAACTCGACGGCGTTCGTGGTCGTCTCGGTGATCGTCACGGCCGGTTCGCTGGAGGTGTTCGGCGAGGCCATCACGGATCCGGCGGAGCTCGTGGCCAAGGTCGGCAACACCTGGATCCTGGTCCTGGCCGCCCTGACGTTCGCCATCGCCACCATGGGCGTCAACATCGTCGCCAACTTCGTCTCACCGGCGTACGACCTGGCCAACGTCTGGCCGCAGAAGATCACCTTCAAGGTCGGCGGCATGATCAGCACGGTCGCGGCGCTAGTCGTGACCCCTTGGAACCTCTTCTCGAACCCGACGGTCGTGAACTACTTCCTGGGCGGCCTCGGCGCCTTCCTCGGCCCGCTGTTCGGCGTGATCATGGTCGACTACTACCTGGTCAAGCGCGGTCGCGTGGGCGTGAACGAGCTGTTCTCCGCCGAGCCCGGCTCGCGCTACTACTACCGCAACGGCGTCAACCCCAAGGCGCTGTGGGCGTTCCTGCCGGCGGCGGGCATCGCGGCGGTGCTGGCGCTGGTGAAGACGTTCAGCGATGTGGCGCCGTACTCGTGGTTCATCGGGACGGCGATGGGAGCCGGGCTGTACCTGGTGCTGTGCCGCGATGAGCGCGCCGAGTCCGCCACCGCCACCGAGACCGATGCCGAGCTGAAGACGCAGGAGGTCTGA